In a genomic window of Apteryx mantelli isolate bAptMan1 chromosome 2, bAptMan1.hap1, whole genome shotgun sequence:
- the NOM1 gene encoding nucleolar MIF4G domain-containing protein 1 isoform X1, translating into MAAPRRGVAEGSMKRVGRARRGGGGGKLDRLRLAVQEFVQAAGEQPPLPPQGAGKQSRRSRRDVRKEKRRLKRSRRRRRLLRREEPGEAAAAPASPAPAARPAAPASPLTAAQQRQRQRPEPPPPRQQKAARPPAPAPSAAAAASARKRALLEANAAEEKEIRRLERRLGLGKRRRKAAAAAELPQSFVRDGLGYVLGALGSRATLAGLYASSDEEEGEGPQEGGQGHTDEDEGLEEEDEGPEDEGLEEEDEGPEDEGLEEEDEGPEDEGLEEEDEGLEDEGPEEEDEGLEDAEEMEDASDASEGAEAGGRRESEGNGSWSPAPAREPQQSLSQSATKYVPPQVRKAQEALDDKKREELGRLKKMVNGLINRLSEPNLSSISGQLEELYMANSRKDMNETLTDILMNACVTAVAMPARLMMEHVLLVSILHHTVGIEVGAHFLEAVVKKFDELYKSDAEGKECENLFALIAHLYNFHVVHSLLIFDILKRLVSTFTEKDIELILFLLKNVGFSLRKDDPLALKELISEAQSKANTAEKKLQDQTRVRFMLETMLALRNNDMRKIPGYDPEPVEKLRKLQRTLVHNSDSGKETQLRVSLESLLNADKVGRWWIVGSSWSGAPMIDDTNSKTRQKLHIGKVSSKIMELARKQRMNTDIRRGIFCVLMTSEDFLDAFEKLLKLGLKDQQEREIVHVILYCCLQEKTYNPFYAFLGSKFCEYERRFQMTFQFSIWDKIRDLGNLSTTAVSNLVSLLVHLLRTKSLPLSVLKVIEFSELDKPNVRFLRQVLSMLLIKTDDEDLSDIFGRISENPKLGMLREGLKLFLTHFLLKNVQAHKSDEEASLLKERVELASKALQAKESRLKL; encoded by the exons atggcggcgcccagGCGCGGCGTGGCTGAGGGGAGCATGAAGCGGGtgggccgggcccgccgcggcggcggcggggggaagcTGGACCGGCTGCGGCTGGCCGTGCAGGAGTTCGTGCAGGCAGCCGGGGagcagccgccgctgccgccgcaaGGGGCGGGGAAGCAGAGCCGGCGGAGCCGCCGCGACGTGAGGAAAGAGAAGCGCCGGCTcaagcggagccgccgccgccgccgcctcctccgacGCGAGGAGCCgggcgaggccgccgccgccccggccagcccggctccggccgcccgccccgcagccccggcctcGCCCCTCACCGCcgcgcagcagcggcagcggcagcggccggagccgccgccgccgcggcagcagaaggcggcgcggccgccggccccggcccccagcgCGGCAGCCGCGGCCTCGGCGCGGAAGCGGGCCCTGCTGGAGGCCAACGCGGCGGAGGAGAAGGAGATCCGGCGGCTGGAGCGGCGCCTGGGGCTGGGCAAGCGCCGCAGgaaggcggcggccgcggccgagCTGCCGCAGAGCTTCGTGCGGGACGGGCTGGGCTACGTGCTGGGCGCCCTGGGCTCCCGGGCCACCCTCGCCGGACTGTACGCCAGCAGCGACGAGGAGGAAGGCGAGGGGCCGCAGGAGGGCGGCCAGGGGCACACGGACGAGGACgaagggctggaggaggaagACGAGGGGCCAGAGGACgaagggctggaggaggaagatgaggggCCAGAGGACgaagggctggaggaggaagACGAGGGGCCAGAGGACgaagggctggaggaggaagACGAGGGCCTCGAGGACGAAGGGCCGGAGGAGGAAGACGAGGGCCTGGAGGACGCGGAGGAGATGGAGGACGCCTCTGACGCATCTGAGGGGGCCGAGGCGGGAGGCCGCCGGGAGAGCGAGGGCAACGGGAGCTGGTCGCCAGCCCCTGCACGGGAGCCGCAGCAG AGTCTTAGTCAGAGTGCTACGAAGTATGTCCCCCCTCAAGTGAGAAAAGCTCAGGAGGCACTAGatgacaaaaaaagagaagaattggGAAGGCTGAAGAAAATGGTGAATGGTCTCATTAATAG GTTGAGTGAGCCAAATTTGTCCTCCATCAGTGGACAGCTGGAAGAGCTCTACATGGCCAACAGCAGAAAGGACATGAATGAAACTCTAACAGATATTCTTATGAATGCTTGTGTTACTGCAGTTGCAATGCCTGCAAGATTGATGATGGAGCATGTCCTTTTGGTCAGCATTCTTCATCATACAGTAGGAATTGAG GTTGGTGCTCACTTTTTGGAAGCTGTGGTGAAGAAATTTGATGAACTCTATAAAAGTGATGCTGAAGGGAAAGAATGTGAAAATCTGTTTGCTTTGATTGCCCATCTGTATAACTTCCACGTAGTTCATTCCCTCCTGATCTTTGATATTCTGAAGAGGCTTGTTAGCACATTCACAGAAAAGGATATTGAGttgattttgtttcttctgaaaaatgtggGCTTTTCCTTGAGAAAAGATGATCCATTGGCTTTGAAGGAACTGATCAgtgaagcacagagcaaagcaaacacagcagagaagaaaCTTCAGGATCAGACTAGG GTTCGCTTTATGCTAGAGACTATGTTGGCACTGAGGAATAACGACATGCGTAAGATTCCTGGTTATGATCCTGAACCAGTTGAAAAACTCCGCAAATTGCAAAGAACACTG GTTCACAACAGTGATTCTGGAAAAGAAACTCAGCTTCGTGTTTCCCTGGAATCTCTCCTCAATGCTGATAAGGTTGGTCGCTGGTGGATTGTAGGCTCATCCTGGAGTGGAGCACCAATGATAGATGATACAAACAGCAAGACTCGGCAAAAATTGCATATAGGAAAG GTGAGTTCAAAGATAATGGAGCTTGCTCGTAAGCAGAGAATGAACACTGATATCAGAAGAGGTATTTTTTGTGTCTTGATGACAAGTGAAGACTTCTTGGATGCCTTTGAAAAGCTTCTGAA GCTTGGACTGAAAGATCAGCAGGAAAGAGAAATTGTTCACGTTATCCTTTACTGTTGCTTACAGGAGAAGACATATAACCCCTTCTATGCATTTTTGGGTAGCAAGTTTTGTGAATATGAAAGACGATTCCAG ATGACATTTCAGTTTAGTATTTGGGACAAAATCCGAGACTTGGGAAACCTGTCAACCACTGCTGTCTCCAACTTGGTTTCACTGTTAGTTCACTTGTTAAGGACAAAATCATTGCCACTTTCAGTTCTCAAG GTAATTGAATTCAGCGAACTAGATAAACCCAATGTCCGTTTCTTGCGACAAGTATTAAGCATGCTGTTAATCAAAACAGATGATGAAGATCTTAGTGACATTTTTGGGAG GATATCTGAGAACCCCAAACTGGGAATGCTACGGGAAGGTTTGAAGCTTTTTCTTACCCACTTCTTACTGAAAAATGTACAAGCCCACAAAAGTGATGAAGAAGCTAGCTTGTTAAAAGAAAGAGTTGAACTAGCAAGCAAAGCTTTGCAAGCAAAAGAATCCAGATTGAAACtataa
- the NOM1 gene encoding nucleolar MIF4G domain-containing protein 1 isoform X2, which produces MAAPRRGVAEGSMKRVGRARRGGGGGKLDRLRLAVQEFVQAAGEQPPLPPQGAGKQSRRSRRDVRKEKRRLKRSRRRRRLLRREEPGEAAAAPASPAPAARPAAPASPLTAAQQRQRQRPEPPPPRQQKAARPPAPAPSAAAAASARKRALLEANAAEEKEIRRLERRLGLGKRRRKAAAAAELPQSFVRDGLGYVLGALGSRATLAGLYASSDEEEGEGPQEGGQGHTDEDEGLEEEDEGPEDEGLEEEDEGPEDEGLEEEDEGPEDEGLEEEDEGLEDEGPEEEDEGLEDAEEMEDASDASEGAEAGGRRESEGNGSWSPAPAREPQQSLSQSATKYVPPQVRKAQEALDDKKREELGRLKKMVNGLINRLSEPNLSSISGQLEELYMANSRKDMNETLTDILMNACVTAVAMPARLMMEHVLLVSILHHTVGIEVGAHFLEAVVKKFDELYKSDAEGKECENLFALIAHLYNFHVVHSLLIFDILKRLVSTFTEKDIELILFLLKNVGFSLRKDDPLALKELISEAQSKANTAEKKLQDQTRVRFMLETMLALRNNDMRKIPGYDPEPVEKLRKLQRTLVHNSDSGKETQLRVSLESLLNADKVGRWWIVGSSWSGAPMIDDTNSKTRQKLHIGKVSSKIMELARKQRMNTDIRRGIFCVLMTSEDFLDAFEKLLKRRHITPSMHFWVASFVNMKDDSR; this is translated from the exons atggcggcgcccagGCGCGGCGTGGCTGAGGGGAGCATGAAGCGGGtgggccgggcccgccgcggcggcggcggggggaagcTGGACCGGCTGCGGCTGGCCGTGCAGGAGTTCGTGCAGGCAGCCGGGGagcagccgccgctgccgccgcaaGGGGCGGGGAAGCAGAGCCGGCGGAGCCGCCGCGACGTGAGGAAAGAGAAGCGCCGGCTcaagcggagccgccgccgccgccgcctcctccgacGCGAGGAGCCgggcgaggccgccgccgccccggccagcccggctccggccgcccgccccgcagccccggcctcGCCCCTCACCGCcgcgcagcagcggcagcggcagcggccggagccgccgccgccgcggcagcagaaggcggcgcggccgccggccccggcccccagcgCGGCAGCCGCGGCCTCGGCGCGGAAGCGGGCCCTGCTGGAGGCCAACGCGGCGGAGGAGAAGGAGATCCGGCGGCTGGAGCGGCGCCTGGGGCTGGGCAAGCGCCGCAGgaaggcggcggccgcggccgagCTGCCGCAGAGCTTCGTGCGGGACGGGCTGGGCTACGTGCTGGGCGCCCTGGGCTCCCGGGCCACCCTCGCCGGACTGTACGCCAGCAGCGACGAGGAGGAAGGCGAGGGGCCGCAGGAGGGCGGCCAGGGGCACACGGACGAGGACgaagggctggaggaggaagACGAGGGGCCAGAGGACgaagggctggaggaggaagatgaggggCCAGAGGACgaagggctggaggaggaagACGAGGGGCCAGAGGACgaagggctggaggaggaagACGAGGGCCTCGAGGACGAAGGGCCGGAGGAGGAAGACGAGGGCCTGGAGGACGCGGAGGAGATGGAGGACGCCTCTGACGCATCTGAGGGGGCCGAGGCGGGAGGCCGCCGGGAGAGCGAGGGCAACGGGAGCTGGTCGCCAGCCCCTGCACGGGAGCCGCAGCAG AGTCTTAGTCAGAGTGCTACGAAGTATGTCCCCCCTCAAGTGAGAAAAGCTCAGGAGGCACTAGatgacaaaaaaagagaagaattggGAAGGCTGAAGAAAATGGTGAATGGTCTCATTAATAG GTTGAGTGAGCCAAATTTGTCCTCCATCAGTGGACAGCTGGAAGAGCTCTACATGGCCAACAGCAGAAAGGACATGAATGAAACTCTAACAGATATTCTTATGAATGCTTGTGTTACTGCAGTTGCAATGCCTGCAAGATTGATGATGGAGCATGTCCTTTTGGTCAGCATTCTTCATCATACAGTAGGAATTGAG GTTGGTGCTCACTTTTTGGAAGCTGTGGTGAAGAAATTTGATGAACTCTATAAAAGTGATGCTGAAGGGAAAGAATGTGAAAATCTGTTTGCTTTGATTGCCCATCTGTATAACTTCCACGTAGTTCATTCCCTCCTGATCTTTGATATTCTGAAGAGGCTTGTTAGCACATTCACAGAAAAGGATATTGAGttgattttgtttcttctgaaaaatgtggGCTTTTCCTTGAGAAAAGATGATCCATTGGCTTTGAAGGAACTGATCAgtgaagcacagagcaaagcaaacacagcagagaagaaaCTTCAGGATCAGACTAGG GTTCGCTTTATGCTAGAGACTATGTTGGCACTGAGGAATAACGACATGCGTAAGATTCCTGGTTATGATCCTGAACCAGTTGAAAAACTCCGCAAATTGCAAAGAACACTG GTTCACAACAGTGATTCTGGAAAAGAAACTCAGCTTCGTGTTTCCCTGGAATCTCTCCTCAATGCTGATAAGGTTGGTCGCTGGTGGATTGTAGGCTCATCCTGGAGTGGAGCACCAATGATAGATGATACAAACAGCAAGACTCGGCAAAAATTGCATATAGGAAAG GTGAGTTCAAAGATAATGGAGCTTGCTCGTAAGCAGAGAATGAACACTGATATCAGAAGAGGTATTTTTTGTGTCTTGATGACAAGTGAAGACTTCTTGGATGCCTTTGAAAAGCTTCTGAA GAGAAGACATATAACCCCTTCTATGCATTTTTGGGTAGCAAGTTTTGTGAATATGAAAGACGATTCCAG ATGA